One Megasphaera elsdenii DSM 20460 genomic window carries:
- a CDS encoding helix-turn-helix transcriptional regulator has product MIFNENLKRYRENTGCTAKEFAKIIDLPYTTYISYENQGREPKYDTLKKIASTLHVSIDDLLGYDPGQIDDLEEELAFCKNNGFTVFRWRDSHVVIAYNPENQPVQIPDFTEQPDFIFSVSDLIFFTFDNEWFMDIMREATISKKYTKAKDALLANTLQMTIFNIVFNLLSNSLNHTKDALDKKLYTEALNKLKHQKR; this is encoded by the coding sequence ATGATATTCAATGAAAATCTAAAGCGGTATAGAGAAAATACTGGATGTACTGCAAAAGAATTTGCAAAAATTATTGATTTACCATATACGACATACATATCATATGAGAATCAAGGTCGTGAACCTAAATACGATACATTAAAAAAAATTGCGTCTACGTTACATGTTTCTATAGATGATTTATTAGGGTATGATCCAGGTCAGATAGACGATTTAGAAGAAGAGCTGGCTTTCTGTAAAAATAATGGTTTTACTGTTTTTCGATGGAGAGATTCACATGTTGTCATTGCATATAATCCAGAAAATCAACCTGTGCAGATACCTGATTTTACAGAACAACCGGACTTTATATTTAGCGTTTCTGATTTAATTTTTTTTACTTTCGATAATGAATGGTTTATGGACATAATGCGTGAGGCTACTATTTCTAAAAAATATACAAAAGCTAAAGATGCGCTATTGGCCAATACACTGCAAATGACTATTTTTAATATCGTTTTCAACTTACTCAGTAATTCACTTAATCATACTAAGGATGCTTTGGATAAAAAGTTATATACGGAGGCTTTGAATAAACTCAAACATCAAAAAAGATAA
- a CDS encoding helix-turn-helix transcriptional regulator: MKNTVSIDMEKVEQLSHEHLWTWAELARHSSVTQSTLFALKAGRRRASMITAYKIAHALNVEPQMLIKEEG, translated from the coding sequence ATGAAAAACACAGTCTCTATAGATATGGAAAAAGTAGAACAGTTGTCACATGAGCATTTATGGACATGGGCAGAACTGGCCCGCCATTCATCTGTAACTCAATCGACCTTATTCGCTTTAAAAGCCGGGCGGCGGCGTGCAAGTATGATAACTGCCTATAAAATTGCTCATGCCTTGAATGTTGAACCACAAATGCTGATTAAGGAAGAAGGATAG
- a CDS encoding helix-turn-helix domain-containing protein, with amino-acid sequence MVALNKLKGKFVEQGKTYADAAKALGCSRSSIAHKMNGRVAITCDDAILFSELLSLTPAEKIDIFGL; translated from the coding sequence ATGGTAGCACTGAATAAATTGAAAGGAAAGTTTGTCGAACAAGGAAAGACGTATGCAGACGCTGCAAAGGCGCTTGGCTGCTCTCGGTCTTCTATTGCTCACAAAATGAACGGGAGAGTAGCGATTACTTGTGATGATGCCATTTTGTTTAGCGAATTATTGTCTCTTACTCCAGCAGAAAAGATTGATATTTTCGGCCTCTGA
- a CDS encoding MobA/MobL family protein translates to MALYYFGNHPHATRADGTKINTRAHYDYICREGIYANMKGKKEDLVFTCSGNLPEWAQDAGKFWDAAEANRRVKGRAYREIRMGLQEELSLDDNIALVEEFLKESRIGKNHAFTYAIHDKEAAYDPDHRNIHCHLMFCEKSIEKDRPLGPDMYFKQYAVNQYGEPCSGYRADRFYHDRHGNITMRKMWADIVNRKFKELGLNQEISEKSLAAQRQDMLDQGRFEEAEKLDRIPAPHLGEAYKNPKVMERIQERVREIDEQTDSVDSDEAGTTATDTTDTEDSVMEQKITCFAIDKVLRRVIKEIEQEEQRIRHEEIMEMEAKLAAEADDEQAEELANEPIVVTANDVYAGLKARAKEQAKKQAEQLAEYKEIKARVIPESLFRHIAIERVVGRDYYNLKKRHQRIQEELKPMEKKYIELKDVRYEQKKEFYLAYSDKLRQKQTMEKQLKAYDEELRNRESDIQHIADELSQQNKTIQEEAKKIYCEVVKAKNQEKMYLAKAAELKENVPDSDTILYSRQLPKLVMRHSKLEGCKPLKDFQILSRNGRAYVVLSDIQAEKLEPKKKTALLLGDTVEKGRASVYMLTMGTDGKEILDVSRTKESVCLYGDAKKTILKRGTENHYLPHAEAVNQQHQTEVLGKINQFLEKAVEDTRSRYQAWWDDEDHSQKKDELKRVEEEMYRGWSM, encoded by the coding sequence ATGGCACTCTATTATTTCGGCAATCATCCCCATGCAACAAGGGCAGACGGAACAAAAATAAATACGCGTGCACATTATGACTACATATGCCGTGAGGGAATCTATGCCAATATGAAGGGCAAGAAGGAAGACCTCGTCTTCACCTGTTCTGGGAACCTGCCGGAATGGGCACAGGATGCTGGGAAATTCTGGGATGCTGCCGAAGCCAACCGTCGTGTCAAAGGCCGGGCATACCGTGAAATTCGCATGGGATTGCAGGAAGAATTGAGCCTAGATGACAATATCGCCTTAGTCGAAGAGTTCCTAAAAGAATCCAGAATCGGCAAAAATCACGCCTTTACCTATGCCATTCATGATAAAGAAGCTGCCTATGATCCTGACCACCGAAACATTCACTGTCACCTTATGTTCTGTGAAAAAAGCATAGAAAAAGACCGTCCCCTTGGTCCGGATATGTATTTCAAGCAGTATGCCGTCAATCAATATGGGGAACCTTGCTCCGGGTATCGGGCCGACCGATTTTATCATGACAGACATGGAAATATTACTATGCGCAAGATGTGGGCTGACATCGTCAATCGCAAATTCAAGGAACTGGGTCTAAATCAGGAAATCAGCGAAAAATCCCTGGCTGCCCAGCGTCAGGACATGTTGGACCAGGGACGTTTTGAAGAAGCTGAAAAGCTGGACAGGATTCCTGCGCCTCATTTAGGCGAAGCCTACAAGAACCCGAAAGTCATGGAACGGATTCAGGAACGGGTACGGGAAATCGATGAACAGACGGACTCTGTGGATAGTGATGAAGCTGGAACCACGGCAACGGATACTACGGATACAGAAGACAGCGTCATGGAACAGAAAATTACCTGTTTTGCCATTGATAAGGTGCTGCGCCGGGTCATCAAGGAAATCGAACAGGAAGAACAGCGCATCCGTCATGAAGAAATCATGGAAATGGAAGCCAAGCTGGCTGCCGAAGCCGATGATGAACAGGCAGAAGAACTGGCTAATGAACCGATTGTTGTCACGGCAAATGATGTCTATGCTGGACTGAAGGCACGGGCTAAGGAACAGGCGAAGAAACAGGCGGAACAGCTGGCAGAATATAAAGAAATCAAGGCTAGAGTCATACCAGAAAGCTTATTTAGACACATAGCTATCGAACGTGTCGTTGGCAGGGACTATTATAATCTCAAAAAACGCCATCAGCGCATTCAGGAAGAACTCAAGCCGATGGAAAAGAAATATATCGAGCTGAAAGATGTTCGATATGAACAGAAAAAGGAATTCTATCTGGCTTATTCAGACAAGCTGCGTCAAAAACAGACTATGGAAAAACAGTTGAAGGCGTATGATGAAGAACTGCGCAATAGAGAATCTGACATTCAGCACATCGCGGACGAACTGTCCCAACAGAACAAAACTATCCAGGAAGAAGCCAAAAAAATCTACTGCGAAGTCGTCAAGGCCAAGAATCAGGAAAAAATGTACCTGGCAAAAGCTGCCGAACTTAAAGAAAACGTCCCAGATTCGGATACTATTCTGTATTCACGGCAGCTGCCGAAGCTCGTTATGCGCCACAGCAAGCTAGAAGGTTGCAAACCGTTGAAAGACTTCCAAATTCTGTCACGAAACGGGCGGGCTTATGTGGTCCTGAGTGATATACAGGCGGAGAAATTGGAACCCAAAAAAAAGACGGCACTCCTTTTGGGAGATACCGTTGAAAAAGGCCGGGCCTCTGTGTATATGCTGACTATGGGAACCGATGGGAAGGAAATTCTCGATGTTTCACGGACTAAAGAAAGCGTCTGTCTCTATGGCGATGCCAAGAAAACAATTCTCAAACGAGGAACGGAAAATCACTATCTGCCTCATGCGGAAGCTGTCAATCAACAACATCAGACGGAAGTCTTGGGGAAAATCAATCAGTTCCTGGAAAAAGCTGTCGAAGATACTCGCAGTCGCTATCAGGCCTGGTGGGATGACGAAGATCATAGCCAAAAGAAAGATGAACTGAAACGGGTCGAAGAAGAAATGTATCGTGGCTGGAGTATGTAG
- a CDS encoding DUF2442 domain-containing protein produces the protein MNDFIPEVLQAIPGEGYSIFVYFNDGTVRQYDASQLITQPGVFQKLQDLNTFRSCMTVLNGTVAWDLEGNRDETRCIDIDPFTVYDSPVVKDPLDNAQTA, from the coding sequence ATGAACGATTTCATTCCGGAAGTTTTACAAGCCATTCCTGGTGAAGGTTATTCTATCTTCGTATATTTTAATGATGGAACCGTACGGCAATATGATGCTTCCCAATTAATTACTCAGCCCGGCGTTTTTCAAAAGTTACAGGATTTAAATACATTTCGCTCGTGCATGACTGTATTGAACGGTACTGTTGCCTGGGACTTGGAGGGGAATCGCGACGAAACACGGTGTATAGATATTGACCCCTTTACTGTGTACGATTCGCCAGTCGTAAAGGACCCGTTGGATAACGCACAAACAGCATAA
- a CDS encoding DUF4160 domain-containing protein produces MFFGIRITIYYSDHNPPHIHAEYAGNKALIDIQNACIIRGFLPNRQLKIVLAWCVMYQDELMQNWELVKDGKEPVPVPPMRKG; encoded by the coding sequence ATGTTCTTTGGTATCCGTATCACTATTTATTATAGCGACCATAATCCACCACATATCCATGCAGAATACGCAGGAAATAAAGCCTTGATTGATATACAAAATGCTTGTATTATTCGTGGGTTCTTACCGAATCGGCAATTAAAAATCGTGTTAGCTTGGTGTGTGATGTATCAAGATGAGCTTATGCAGAACTGGGAACTGGTTAAAGATGGAAAGGAACCCGTCCCCGTACCGCCAATGAGAAAGGGGTGA
- the hydE gene encoding [FeFe] hydrogenase H-cluster radical SAM maturase HydE produces MTISQPKTRDDLIALLSITDPDELQALYDAAYAVKAANVGRVVYYRGLVEFSNYCIKDCKYCGIRKSNDEVERFDTPRDDILAMARWAWENRYGSLTLQSGERQDEAFIDYVEGLVRDIKDLSHGELGLTLCVGEQTEDTYRRWFEAGAHRYLLRIETSNPDLYATLHPQDGHHRWQVRKDCLDSLRRIGYQVGTGDMIGLPGQTLGDLADDILFYRDMDIDMIGMGPYVVHHNTPVGKQVLAGGLDSDEEKRRRLELGLKMIAVTRLFLPDVNIAATTALQALHPLGRELGLKAGANVLMPIVTVPKYRPQYLLYDNKPCVDEVPDQCKNCISARVASVGDTIGLGQWGDSPHFFHKK; encoded by the coding sequence ATGACTATTTCCCAACCGAAAACCCGCGACGATTTGATTGCGCTCCTCTCGATTACCGATCCTGATGAACTCCAGGCTCTCTATGATGCGGCTTATGCCGTCAAGGCTGCCAATGTGGGCCGCGTCGTCTATTACCGGGGCCTTGTCGAATTTTCCAATTACTGCATCAAAGACTGCAAATACTGCGGCATCCGCAAGAGCAATGACGAAGTGGAACGCTTCGACACGCCGCGCGACGATATCCTGGCCATGGCCCGCTGGGCCTGGGAAAACCGTTACGGATCCCTGACCCTCCAGTCCGGCGAACGGCAGGATGAAGCCTTCATCGACTACGTCGAAGGCCTCGTCCGCGACATCAAGGACCTGAGCCACGGCGAACTGGGCCTGACCCTCTGCGTCGGCGAACAGACGGAAGACACGTACCGCCGCTGGTTCGAGGCCGGTGCCCACCGCTATCTCCTGCGCATCGAAACGAGCAATCCTGACCTCTACGCCACCCTCCATCCTCAGGACGGCCATCACCGCTGGCAGGTCCGCAAGGATTGCCTGGACAGCCTGCGCCGCATCGGCTATCAGGTAGGGACGGGCGACATGATCGGCCTGCCCGGCCAGACCCTGGGTGACTTGGCTGATGACATCCTCTTCTACCGCGACATGGATATCGACATGATCGGCATGGGGCCGTACGTCGTCCATCACAATACGCCTGTCGGCAAACAGGTACTGGCCGGCGGCCTGGACAGCGACGAGGAAAAACGGCGGCGCCTGGAACTGGGCCTCAAGATGATTGCCGTCACGCGTCTCTTCCTGCCCGACGTCAACATCGCCGCCACGACGGCCCTCCAGGCCCTCCATCCCCTGGGACGGGAACTGGGCCTCAAAGCCGGGGCCAACGTCCTCATGCCCATCGTCACGGTCCCCAAATACCGGCCGCAGTACCTCTTATACGACAACAAACCCTGCGTCGACGAAGTACCGGACCAGTGCAAGAACTGCATCAGCGCCCGCGTCGCCTCCGTAGGCGACACCATCGGCCTGGGACAATGGGGCGACTCGCCGCACTTTTTCCATAAAAAGTAG
- the uraA gene encoding uracil permease: MEQRRIIHVEERLPILPTIPLSLQHLFAMFGSTVLVPFLLHVDPATALFMNGVGTLLYLTICKWRLPAYLGSSFAFISPVLAVCSTSGMSYGDAQGGFIVFGLSFMVLAAIVDKVGTKWIDVLFPPAAMGSIVAIIGLELAPLAMNMSGYMGEVQGMSNETAMIISTFTLVVTILATVLGRGFIGIIPILIGVIAGYILSFFMGVVDWTHVQEMPWFAIPTFYKPEFNLSAIMMIMPALFVVLAEHLGHLFVTSDIVGRDLIKDPGLHRSLFADGLSNVLSGLVGSTPNTTYGENMGVMAITGVYSTWVIGGAAVFAILFSFIGKIAALIHAIPTPVMGGVCILLFGFIAASGLRMLVEKKVDYTRSKNLILTAVTMISGLSGATIILGPVQLKGMGLATVVAMVMSLVFLFFEKIHWANE; this comes from the coding sequence ATGGAACAACGAAGAATTATACATGTAGAAGAACGGCTTCCCATCTTGCCGACGATTCCTTTAAGTTTACAGCATCTTTTTGCTATGTTCGGATCGACGGTCCTGGTACCGTTCCTGCTCCACGTCGACCCGGCGACGGCCCTGTTCATGAACGGCGTCGGTACGCTCCTTTACCTGACTATTTGTAAATGGCGCCTGCCGGCATACCTCGGTTCGAGTTTCGCCTTCATCTCGCCGGTCCTGGCCGTCTGCTCGACGTCGGGCATGTCTTATGGCGACGCCCAGGGGGGCTTCATCGTCTTCGGCCTGTCCTTCATGGTCCTGGCGGCCATTGTCGACAAAGTCGGCACCAAGTGGATCGACGTCCTCTTTCCGCCGGCTGCCATGGGTTCTATCGTAGCCATCATCGGCCTGGAACTGGCACCGCTGGCCATGAATATGTCCGGCTATATGGGCGAAGTCCAGGGCATGTCCAATGAAACGGCCATGATCATCTCGACGTTTACCCTGGTCGTCACCATCCTGGCTACCGTTCTCGGCCGGGGCTTCATCGGCATCATTCCCATCCTCATCGGCGTCATCGCTGGGTATATCCTGTCCTTCTTCATGGGCGTCGTCGACTGGACCCATGTCCAGGAAATGCCTTGGTTTGCCATCCCGACCTTCTACAAACCAGAATTTAATCTCAGTGCCATCATGATGATCATGCCGGCCCTGTTCGTCGTCCTGGCAGAACACCTGGGCCACCTCTTCGTCACCAGCGATATCGTCGGCCGCGACCTCATCAAGGACCCGGGCCTGCACCGGTCCCTCTTTGCCGACGGCTTGTCCAACGTCCTGTCCGGCCTGGTCGGTTCGACGCCGAATACGACATATGGTGAAAACATGGGCGTCATGGCCATTACCGGCGTATACAGCACGTGGGTCATCGGCGGCGCTGCCGTCTTTGCCATCCTCTTTTCCTTCATCGGCAAGATCGCAGCCCTCATCCACGCCATCCCGACACCGGTCATGGGCGGCGTCTGCATCCTCTTATTCGGCTTCATCGCCGCTTCGGGCCTGCGCATGCTCGTAGAAAAGAAGGTCGACTATACGCGCTCGAAGAACCTCATCCTCACGGCTGTCACCATGATTTCCGGCCTCAGCGGGGCGACTATCATCCTCGGGCCGGTCCAGCTCAAGGGCATGGGCCTGGCTACGGTCGTGGCCATGGTCATGAGCCTCGTTTTCCTGTTCTTTGAAAAAATCCATTGGGCCAACGAATAA
- a CDS encoding FtsW/RodA/SpoVE family cell cycle protein, with protein sequence MLKPRLTVKTRHRRTNVLWLVGIFSLLIVIGMENILSSTFVLDGGSTVYGYLLKQLVFLVIGLLTARGIWHLGYQWLRHWCRLFFLASVLLLFAVKAFGITVNGAQRWLGYDIVSFQPSEFAKLAAIVCMAAALTFFWDCHGEKAAVIGRFVKNWHVEEWEPFLLKKDRLFKSYGLLCLIPPLILSAIILLQPDAGTAIILFVPPVLMLICSGIPFYDRHWPWWKVLVFVIVTLAIIGLSFYFFAHDYQKDRIRAWWNPDPYKKTIGYQIYQSLVAIGSGGVWGQGMGTGISKFSYLPEAHTDFAYAIICQEWGFLGAILVLVVFLALIYFGVQAAGSCQDRFGMFLAMGITFSLGGQGLVNMAMVTDCFPVVGVPLPFISYGGSSLILNLISAALLLRISYDNYIDAARAQDMTDHQAWQALRPPFIRH encoded by the coding sequence ATGTTAAAACCCAGATTGACCGTCAAGACCCGGCACCGGAGGACTAACGTTCTCTGGCTGGTAGGGATATTTTCCCTTCTCATCGTCATCGGCATGGAAAATATCCTCAGCTCGACCTTTGTCCTAGACGGCGGCAGCACGGTCTACGGCTATCTTCTGAAGCAGCTGGTCTTCCTGGTCATAGGCCTGCTGACAGCCCGGGGAATCTGGCATCTGGGCTATCAGTGGCTGCGCCATTGGTGCAGGCTCTTTTTCCTGGCCAGCGTTCTCTTGCTCTTCGCCGTCAAAGCCTTTGGCATCACTGTCAACGGGGCCCAGCGCTGGCTGGGCTATGACATCGTATCGTTCCAGCCATCGGAATTTGCTAAGCTGGCAGCCATCGTCTGCATGGCAGCGGCTTTGACCTTCTTTTGGGACTGCCACGGCGAGAAGGCAGCCGTCATCGGCAGATTTGTCAAAAATTGGCATGTCGAAGAGTGGGAGCCCTTTTTATTGAAGAAAGACAGGCTTTTCAAAAGTTATGGTCTGCTCTGTCTCATCCCACCGCTGATCCTGTCCGCCATTATCCTGCTCCAGCCGGATGCCGGCACGGCTATCATCCTTTTTGTACCGCCGGTGTTGATGCTCATTTGCAGCGGCATCCCCTTCTATGACCGTCATTGGCCGTGGTGGAAGGTACTCGTGTTTGTCATTGTGACCTTGGCCATCATCGGTCTGTCCTTTTATTTCTTTGCCCATGATTATCAGAAAGACCGCATCCGGGCCTGGTGGAATCCTGATCCCTATAAGAAGACAATCGGCTATCAGATATATCAGAGCCTCGTCGCCATCGGTTCCGGCGGCGTCTGGGGACAGGGGATGGGGACGGGCATCAGCAAGTTCAGTTATCTGCCCGAAGCCCATACGGACTTTGCCTATGCCATCATCTGCCAGGAATGGGGCTTCCTGGGGGCTATCCTGGTCCTGGTCGTGTTCCTGGCCTTGATTTATTTCGGCGTCCAGGCGGCCGGTTCCTGTCAGGACCGGTTCGGCATGTTCCTGGCCATGGGCATCACTTTTTCCCTCGGCGGCCAGGGCCTGGTCAACATGGCCATGGTCACGGACTGTTTTCCCGTCGTCGGCGTCCCGCTGCCTTTCATCAGTTATGGCGGGTCGTCCCTCATTTTGAACCTCATTTCCGCGGCCTTGCTGCTGCGCATCAGTTATGACAATTACATCGACGCCGCCCGGGCGCAGGACATGACGGACCATCAGGCCTGGCAGGCTTTGCGGCCGCCCTTTATTCGGCATTAG
- the trmB gene encoding tRNA (guanosine(46)-N7)-methyltransferase TrmB, which produces MRLRRKPWIDEAIKDYSDFLHLESCESYKGKWRTLFKDPDAPLWVELGTGKGNFISQMAQIHKDVNFIGIEIQVGVLYYAGKKCAAAEVDNVQLLRFDVARLEDIFAPGEVDRFFINFCDPWPKKRHAKRRLTYRGFLDRYARLLREGGQIYFKSDNAGLFDFTLEEFRECGWPLSEVTYDLHNSSILNEAMTEYEAKFSAKGQPIFHCVATRPKEVIAHVKTQIDRQDPAPED; this is translated from the coding sequence ATGCGTTTACGAAGAAAACCGTGGATTGACGAGGCTATCAAGGATTACAGTGATTTTCTCCATCTGGAAAGCTGCGAAAGCTATAAGGGGAAATGGCGGACCCTGTTCAAGGACCCTGATGCACCGCTGTGGGTCGAACTGGGGACGGGGAAGGGGAACTTCATTTCCCAGATGGCCCAGATCCATAAGGATGTCAATTTCATCGGCATCGAAATCCAGGTCGGTGTCCTCTACTATGCCGGCAAGAAGTGTGCCGCTGCCGAAGTGGATAACGTCCAGCTCCTGCGCTTCGACGTGGCCCGGCTGGAAGATATTTTTGCGCCCGGCGAAGTAGACCGCTTCTTCATCAATTTCTGCGACCCCTGGCCCAAGAAGCGCCATGCCAAGCGGCGCCTGACGTATCGCGGTTTCCTCGACCGCTACGCACGGCTCCTCCGTGAGGGTGGCCAAATTTACTTTAAGTCCGATAATGCGGGCCTCTTCGATTTCACACTGGAAGAATTTCGGGAATGTGGCTGGCCCTTGTCAGAAGTGACGTACGATTTGCATAACAGCTCCATTTTGAATGAAGCCATGACGGAATATGAAGCGAAGTTCAGCGCTAAGGGACAGCCTATTTTCCATTGCGTCGCTACGCGTCCCAAGGAAGTGATTGCTCATGTTAAAACCCAGATTGACCGTCAAGACCCGGCACCGGAGGACTAA
- a CDS encoding mandelate racemase/muconate lactonizing enzyme family protein produces the protein MKITAIEIGKIAIPLKTPFITALRRVDVAEDLVVKVHTDDGHTGYGNAPATVVITGDSHESVAAAIRYTIGPKLIGRDIDDREDILDTIHQSMVHNTSAKAALDMAVHDLFGQRYGLPLYRFFGGRKTRIASDLTISINDPAGMAADACQAVALGYRHLKLKVGIDPAIDFQRVAAIRQAVGPDITIRLDANQGWKPKEAIRLIGRMEDAGLDIELVEQPVAAADFEGLKQVTDHVATDIMADESAFSAKDVFRLLAMRACDLINIKLMKAGGLGPAAQIAAMADAAGVGCMMGCMLESKVGITAAAALSAGKAVITKNDLDAADLMAADPVRGGITYDKDHLVVPDAPGLGITAIEGWQPLKD, from the coding sequence ATGAAGATTACAGCTATTGAAATCGGGAAGATTGCCATTCCCTTGAAGACGCCGTTTATTACGGCCCTGCGCCGCGTCGACGTCGCCGAAGACCTGGTCGTCAAGGTCCATACCGACGACGGCCATACGGGCTACGGCAACGCGCCGGCGACGGTCGTCATCACCGGTGACAGCCACGAATCAGTCGCCGCTGCTATTCGATATACCATCGGGCCGAAACTCATCGGCCGGGATATCGACGACCGCGAAGATATCCTCGACACGATCCACCAATCCATGGTCCACAATACGTCGGCCAAAGCCGCTCTGGACATGGCCGTCCACGACCTCTTCGGCCAGCGCTACGGCCTGCCCCTGTATCGTTTCTTCGGCGGCCGCAAGACGCGCATCGCATCGGACCTTACGATCAGCATCAATGACCCGGCTGGGATGGCGGCCGATGCGTGCCAGGCCGTCGCTCTGGGCTACCGTCACTTGAAGTTGAAAGTCGGCATCGACCCGGCCATTGATTTCCAGCGCGTCGCCGCCATCCGCCAGGCCGTCGGGCCGGATATCACCATCCGCCTCGATGCCAACCAGGGCTGGAAGCCGAAAGAAGCCATCCGCCTCATCGGCCGCATGGAAGACGCCGGCCTCGACATCGAACTGGTCGAACAACCCGTGGCCGCCGCCGACTTTGAAGGCCTGAAACAGGTCACGGATCACGTGGCGACGGACATCATGGCCGACGAATCGGCCTTCAGTGCGAAAGACGTCTTCCGCCTCCTGGCCATGCGGGCCTGCGACCTCATCAACATCAAACTCATGAAGGCCGGCGGTCTGGGACCGGCCGCCCAGATCGCCGCCATGGCCGATGCCGCCGGCGTCGGCTGCATGATGGGCTGCATGCTGGAAAGCAAAGTCGGCATCACCGCCGCGGCCGCCCTGTCTGCCGGCAAGGCCGTCATCACCAAGAACGACCTCGATGCGGCCGACCTCATGGCTGCCGACCCCGTCCGGGGCGGCATCACCTATGACAAAGACCACCTCGTCGTCCCCGACGCGCCGGGCCTGGGCATTACGGCCATTGAAGGTTGGCAGCCATTAAAAGATTGA
- a CDS encoding HAD family hydrolase: protein MKKVIFDVDGVLLSEKRYFDVSALVVWEWYYSPRYMHLKPERITADLDDETIAALRARFWRNDDILLWLKKHGVNSNWDMVHAHIVVTLWLMLEQYVADHGCLDGCLKKVDDVQYLGSLLRGYPVPTADDVYRRLDNVIPERAGKDEVFTYLTDAVQSSLGPSSRQWTPLNSPLWQMEFEAFQDWYFGDDLYEKTYGKKPYAPGKPGFLTREEPLGTVDGIRNMFKTLKKRGYQIAIATGRSKMEMEIPFQTYGWLDEFDEHYVATYSDVEEAEAMLHMSLDKPNPFAYYLGAFGKNKKRYLDYVSHPDDFKKGLYYVVGDSLADVWCARAMGATMIGTLTGIDGPAAKPMFQKEHVRYIVDSVEEILDILP from the coding sequence ATGAAGAAAGTGATTTTTGACGTCGATGGCGTCTTGCTCAGTGAAAAGCGCTATTTCGACGTATCGGCCCTGGTCGTCTGGGAATGGTATTACAGTCCGCGCTATATGCACCTCAAACCGGAACGGATCACGGCCGACCTCGACGACGAGACCATCGCCGCCTTGCGGGCCCGTTTCTGGAGAAATGACGACATCTTATTGTGGCTCAAGAAACACGGCGTCAACAGCAACTGGGACATGGTCCACGCCCACATCGTCGTCACGCTGTGGCTCATGCTGGAACAGTACGTAGCCGACCACGGCTGCCTGGACGGCTGCCTGAAGAAAGTCGACGACGTCCAGTACCTGGGTTCCCTCCTGCGGGGCTATCCCGTGCCGACGGCAGACGACGTATACCGCCGCCTGGACAATGTCATTCCCGAACGGGCCGGCAAGGACGAGGTCTTTACTTATTTGACCGATGCCGTCCAGTCGTCCCTGGGGCCGAGCTCCCGCCAGTGGACGCCCCTCAATTCGCCCTTGTGGCAGATGGAATTTGAAGCTTTCCAGGACTGGTACTTCGGCGACGACCTCTACGAAAAGACCTACGGCAAGAAGCCGTATGCGCCGGGGAAGCCGGGCTTTTTGACGCGGGAAGAACCGCTGGGAACGGTCGACGGCATCCGCAATATGTTCAAGACCTTGAAGAAGCGGGGCTATCAGATCGCCATCGCCACGGGGCGGTCGAAGATGGAAATGGAGATTCCCTTCCAGACCTACGGCTGGCTCGATGAATTTGATGAACACTACGTAGCGACGTACAGCGACGTGGAAGAAGCCGAAGCCATGCTGCACATGTCCCTGGACAAGCCCAATCCCTTTGCCTATTACCTGGGGGCCTTCGGCAAGAACAAGAAACGTTATCTCGACTACGTCAGCCATCCCGATGACTTCAAGAAGGGCCTTTACTACGTCGTCGGTGACTCTCTGGCCGATGTCTGGTGTGCCCGGGCCATGGGGGCTACCATGATTGGGACCCTGACCGGCATCGACGGTCCGGCGGCCAAGCCCATGTTCCAGAAGGAACATGTCCGCTATATCGTCGACTCGGTCGAAGAGATTTTAGATATTTTACCATAG